DNA from Thunnus thynnus chromosome 2, fThuThy2.1, whole genome shotgun sequence:
CCGATTCTTGCAGGTCTGATGTGTATGTGGatgtaagaaaacaaaatctgcCGTTAGCTTTGGTTACACCTCTCCTAGAGGAAACTCGACCCTCTTACCCGTCACCTCTGCCCGCAAACCGGGGCGCCCGGAGCTGGAGGTGCCGCGGGAGGGAAGCGATGGGACGATCCAAATACTAATGTGATGGGTAAGATTATCAGCTGTTTATATGGAAGTGTCTGTGGTTCCTGCGGCGCACTGGGGAGCAAAGTGGGTGTAACTGTACGAAGTGCCAGAAAACGGTTCTTTGGGTTGTGCAGTGGAATGAGGAGCTGCTGAAAGGCGTTAAATGCACCAAAACATCACCGGCTCCGCATTAAAAAAGGATGCTCAATTGTCATTATGGAGGTTTAAAAAGTTTTATCTTTAATTCAGTCAATCATAGAGTGGTGGTTCTTAATGGAGTGATagctaattaaaataaaactcttgCGATACTTGCAATGTTTCTCTATTTATTCTCTTATACGCACGCAATTCAAGAAGTTGATTCAAATGTTCCGTTTAAACAGAGTAAAGAAATACATGTTTGCCAGCATGCAAAGATAATTTCAGGGCTTAATTGCTGATAGAGAGACTTAATGTATCAATAACagtcttgagtgtgtgtgtgtgtgtgtgtgtgtgtgtgtgtgtgtgtatgaatccACACCCTAAAACCTGAGTGTAGGAAGCTGCTGGAACTTATTGAACGGACAGAGTGGAGATTTACGCGTATCTGTGTAAATTTgcgtaaaaaaaaattgcaccataaacaacttttactcactaaaaataagaaaacaatcaaccctttttaatcaaatataaGCAAAACACCGTGCACGTACCAATGTCGAGGTTTAGGGAACATAAAAGTGTGATGTTCTTTCCTAGGAATTTATAGTAAtgtgccaaacacacacacacacacacacacacacacaattttgaCCAGACATAAAGTCTctaaaattataaattatatttccCATCATGAAGTTTTACATGCTGTTTCAAAAGCGTTCTCCACACTGCAACTCTAGTGAAGAAACAGTAAAtcctgcatttatttattggcATAAAACtagtcaaaataaaatatattttctatctCAAATACACACcatgtgtacatttttatatCACAGGATGTAAACTCTCCCgggtacaaaaaaaaagtcccaaacTCCCTCCTAGAAATATTGAGGACATGACATCAGTTTTCTTAATGGTAGCTATGGCCCTGACTCAATGTAGAGTCATATATCTTATTATTTATCCTGTGAGGACATTTGGAGTGACATAGTGTGATGCATTTTGGATCAGAGGTGTCTGAGCTGGAAGGTTTTAACTCACACAAAGCAGCCAGAGCCTAAATCAGCTGCTGTCGTGCTGCATTATATAACCTGCGTGACCGATAAATAAAAACCGTTGGTGAACCACAAAAGCACAACAGCATGCAAACGACCACcaatacaaacaaaactcaGCTATAATCTTAGAAATATAAGtagtttatgatttatttttgttcttgtaTACGACTTTCCAcagtatttataacatttataacaaatTCTCTATCTTACCAAGTAATATTTTTGTCAATTATTGCATCATAAGTCTTATTTTCTTACAACATGTGGGAAAATCTGccaataaataatcatttttattcaaaagcAGCAACCTCCCTTGTTCTGTCTTGTTTCTGTGACTCCTTTCTAGGAATTTCTTATAACTAGTTGATCTTTATTGGAAACAGGTTGAATTAATCTTATTTTACCAGCAGATTCTTTCCTTTATGTtaagaaaacaagacttttaCAACACCAAATACAATTTTttgcagtgaaattgcttttataaaaactatatataaaatctacatgatattttttttacatctctgAGATTTATGTTGGAGACAAAAGGTGGATGAGCAGCTTTACTGACTctggatggacggatggatgaatgaattagGTCGCTGACCTTTTGAGTGTGTATCCGTCTGTTGATTTGTGTGTGATGCTGGCTGACTGTGTGGGTGTAAATGACTCTTTGGCCCCAGGGATGCTGTTGTCCAGGGCACCGTCGCTATGGAAACTCCATGCATTAGCTTGCTTGATGAGTTGATCCTCCGGGTGCTGATGAGGAGAGCAGCTCAGAGCGATGCTTCaactcacaaacacagaatTGAAGTTGATAGAAAGGAAAGTTCCTGACAGGAGGAGTGGCCACTTGCTAAAATAATGAGTCGCTACACGGCCATAAGTATGTGGACACTCGACTCTTTCAGCCATATCTGATTCATCTGTTGCTGTAACAGCCTCCGGTCTTCTATTTTCAGGCCTTTCCAtcagatgttggaacctggctgcaggaaTTTTCTCCCATTTAGCCACGAGACTGATGTTGGTGATAAGGTCTCGTTCCAGTTcctcccaaaggtgttggatggggctGAGGTCAGGACTGGGACAATAATTTCTTTATGGAACTGACTTTATCATGATGAGACAGGAAAGGATTGGGTTTCTTAGTTATTTGatgaaaacagcaacacattaaactttataataaatgtgccgtaaaaccaaaactagcAGCTAAAACAGGCTGAAAAGTGCTGTAGagttgctgataattctctgtgggttggCCACTGCAAGCTTCTCATTTAATATTATACATAgtcacttcattcattcaggtCTTTAATTTGAAGGGCAAGTCTGGTTTTTACTATATATTTCGTAtggtcaacaaatctcatgtttggagccaaactaacaatgaattgACCAACTTACAAGTGTtgtatgtgtatccaaagcctgatatatcttgtCCCTCTGTgtcgtagacctccgttgttgtccaaaaaccattaaaaacctGTTAATGAGCCCcacagctgcactgggtgacatgttccatcACCCCAAAGATTGCGGttggtttgtttagaaatggctccaaagactaatagtctccagagtagttctgtgtaaggcagacgccactgagcatctACTCTAACTCTACTAGCTTGTTGTACGACATATCACAAtgtcttgactttgtactacatcgttaatttctcaaagaacttcagtacaaaccAGCATCTCAGCAGAATACGAGGAATAATCATCATGTGCACGTCTATGATACAAATACTGTCTAAAgctttaaaggacgagttcaccaAGATCACAAAAGATACATTATCCTGCAGACTCCAAGTGGTATCAAACCAAGCAGATGGCTTGGAGgctaaaatgtatattttaagaTATAAATATTAGGACAGGTATTGGAGGAACGTCAGGTGATTTTGGGAACAAAATGCAGCCTTTAATGGTTCCTTGAAGAGATGTTTTTGTCCAACGGTGGAAGATTTCCAGAGAATCTATAGAAGCGATCGACCTGTAACGTCTCCTCAGCAGATCTGTTACCTGCTCAGAGAGCTTTTCCATGTCGAAGCTCTGATCTATTTTTGTGGGGGTTGGACGATGTGTCCGGTGTGACGATACGACACACTCCTGCCGAGTCTCGTCACACCCACgcaagaaaggaaaggaaacaagaTGACGACGGCTTCGCTTCAGTCACAACCCTTCAGTCACATGACTCTCTGCATATCTGCCTGCTCGGTATTTGACTATTCATCAGTGCACAGTTTTTAAATGCTGCTTTGGTTCCTGATTTATTGTATAAAACATGAAGGCAAGCTGGATATTAGCAATTCATAATGTAACATCATGGATGAGTGATTTCACTCTTCAGGAGGATCTTTCTACTGCTTCTAATAGAGCACAATAGTGCAGGAGCCTGCAGGGGGTTAAGCTGTTAAATTTCCATCTGTCGTCACATTAAATGTTGAGGAACATTTGTTGGTGTCCCTGAAgtgttttaacttttctttcCGTTTGCTAATGCACACTTAATTCTGATTTGGGACCAGATTTATTGCATAAAACATGAAGGAAAAGTGAATAATAAAATGCATAATATCTCTCTCGCTTTCACTTATAAACTGACTCGCTACTTGACTTGTCCTCACTGACACAGTGgcaacaaaaaaagggaaactcGAGAAGAAGTACCTCGTGTCACCTTTCCTCTAAATTATTTCTCCATCTGCTGTATAAAAACCATCCCCATCCCAAATGTATCTCTTTCATTGTCTCctattttcctctctgtttaAAAACTTAACTATTATCTGGGTACTTAAGTGATTGTTTTTAATGCTGATACTTTCATAAAATACCTCATGGCTTTTTCTATTTCTACGTCTTTTTGTTGTCATCGTAGATCTCAAAAAGTCaacagcagatttttttaatttagtggTCATGTCCCCTTTGGCCTGAGCTGATTCAATACTGGAGAAGATGTAGAAAATAGCTTTTAACTACTAgataatgattgtttttttaaccataatgcgcaggaagacaaacaataaaccATCAGAAACGGTGCTGGAGGCTGCAGCTCTGAAGCTTTGCGCTCTGCTGACTGTCTTATTGTTTAATTGTCTGGTTGCTTTGGGAGCACTCAGCTGAATGTCTTAaagtaaaaaatgcaaaatgtttaaTGGAATGCAGTTAGCCTGTGAAATTCTAACCACAAACTTAGAAGCTTAAAAAACATCTGTGAGCCTCAATAAATCAGctaaatctgaacacacagaccaGATACTGATTCTGTTCAATCAATGTGACTTGCATTTTCTGGGGAAATCAATATCTTCTTTGTCCATCACTGATAAACCATAAATCTGCTTAGAAATCATAGAAAAGGAAGTTCCTTACAACTTCAGATCTTGACTCATAACCATAATGTTTGGACATCTGCAGTATCACTTTTTGTGTTTCCACAGTTGTTAAACTATTGTGGATATTACAACATATGACGTACATGGAAAAGACATGTAGTAACTTTGTCAATAAGAAGATCAggtttaaccctcctgttgtccttgGGTCAATTTTTACCCAGTCTGCCATAAttcatcaacatattttcctctgatctcaactatagttaaaataattcagaatttcttagtcaggatactgttttgaaacctcttcaatttttttttgatgacagcacataatgacacctgttgtcctcccgggtcaaaaatgacccgaggacaacaggagggttaagatCCTTGTAAGCAGTCAAACTTGGAAACCatttacagtttcagttttcctgcttttgttgCTTGAACAAATCGAGAAAACTGTTTTTCCCCGAGTTGACCCTCTCAGGTAGACCTTCTAAATTTCGCTGATCTTACAGGGATCGATCGGCAACCTTTAGACTGTAACCCCAACAATCGCAATAACCTTAAAGGAACAAAACATGTGTCTTATTATTGTTGTAATGGTTCTGAATGTTGTAGTTACTGTCCTCACATGAAGAACAGCAGCATTTGTAATTTGttcaaatgactgaaatgaccTGTTGACCTGACTCAAAGGAGGGATTAGTGTGATTTTTCTAGAGTTGTTTTCATTGAGctgtaggggggggggggcaggaagaccgctgtttgtttgctgttttcttcCAACACTCAATGTTGCTTTCTTTCAATCATAACCTCAATCATTCTCTGTCTATagctaaccaaaccttaaccttAAAGGAGTAATCCGCCGATTTAGCATTGCAATCCTATAACGTTGTCAGACTCATGCtggacaatttaaaaaacatcaagATCAATGAACCAGAGATATCGTCTTTTTGATTgcagacatttttctttattgtcaaAATTTGGCACCagcattacccacaatgcagcGCAACTGTACAAATTCAGGTGTGTTacgctagtagcagctaatgtagcctggagctgttagcctccagcagagatgaggatcTACAGCTAACTCCTcacccccagatttttttcagtttcaaagtTGTAGTCTTCAGTCCCAACTAGGGGTGTGTCCGAATACAAATActttattcagcaaagcacaaacagtgtttttttttttttttttacaaatatttatttcatacaaatgttttaaaaattaatttgtttttgggaagaaaaaaacccatgtcaaatactAGCttcgctgtgacgtctatcagcaggtctcaacgagtcacatccacctgctacatgacacacatttcctaatttggacatcagtcccagagttgggggtgttccccagagatgaAGCTTAGCTACTGACATACGCGACGTGCTCCCTTCTCCTTTctacaaagttaggttgtaaaaaataggcaataaatgaaaagtgcaaagcaataatcacctttgaagttcttctacatgttacatgctgtgctgtctctgtgttatgggtgtataaataggtataggtctgtctgcaatgaggcgatgagtaaggttttagctcagtagtcaatTAAAAGcgtgattaaaaacaaaaacaggtttttaagcttctttccacttttattcaaatacaaatacaaataattttgctgcctcaacaaatacagatacaaatactagTCCCAACcgacgctgactcaagtgacaaatttatcagatttcacacagctccttCTGAAGAcactttatacaactttttacACATAGAACACCTGGAAACATACGCTGAGGTGGAAGATCGGAGGAGTTCCTCTTTAAAAGAGACGGCAGATCAGAAAAGTAATATATGAATCATGTTTGGTTTTGGAAGGCACTCAAGTAGACGAGGTTTAGTTTGGATGACTTGTTGACTCACCAAGTTCATGTCCGAGAAGTCCAACAGGTCAAGAGACACAATCGGACAGATTGGAAACAAATTTCCATGTTAGATGAACTCATTTGGAAGAGAAAAGTATAAGTCAAACTGGAAAATTACCACCCAAACTGTGAGGCATTATTAAAGACATTTCAGGTGCGCTCACTCTCTGTTTCACCTCCAAACAAAGAGCTTTATCTTCTGGATAaacttttggtttgtttaaagTCTGTCTGCTCGTCTGACTTTGCTTATTAGTCATGTCACGTGTTCTCAGATCTCGGCTATTAACTCATGATCTTTGTTAATAttgacagaaatatttaaatacagcCAAAGCTAcaaaaatcagaaatgaaaagagtaagaaaataaTTAGATTGATAGACATTGTTGGGGTACGCAGCCTTAAAGAGCAGCCTGGAAGCCTCAGTTCAGGGTAAAATCTAGAGATCAGTAACgatgtgtttcctgctgctgacATCCATGTGGTCATTACTGAGAGCGGCATCAGTCAGATTTATCATCATCACAATCAGAGtgacaggaagtgtgtgtgtgtgtgtgcttgtcttaatttatttttttgtctcgGGCCTTTAGTTTACTGCCAAATATGTGAGCTGGCTGAGTCTTTAAaagatgaaagataaaaatcGATCAGCAATATTTTCAGTAATGGCTGCTGGCAAAAGAAAACCCGTTAACATTTTGGAGCTGCACACTCAAGTCGTAAAATTTTACAGCAACATCATTATTTCTCTTCTAACCTCCTCTGCTTCTTCATTCCCTCTCTCAccctttcactttctttttaaatcttgaGCCAATTCTCCTTTATCTCTTTGTTgtcttcatctctttctcttctctctcttccttctcccACTACTCTTCCTCTGTATTATCTTTTCACCTCTTCTCTCTATTGCTTCTTATCTTTCATGTCTTcttcccccctcccctcccttgtttcttttctccctttcctttcttttatcctccatttttctcctcttctgctgtcattttcctcctcctcttcctcctcctcctcttcctccgcaggctgttGATGGAGAGGATTTCGAATGTCAGCCGGGACAGTGGTCATCGCAGGTGGAATTCTGGCTACAGTCATCTTACTGACCATCGTCGCTGTACTGTGTTTATGTAGGTTGCaggtatgattttttttcactattttacacatttagtgaaaaaaacaagataagtttaactgattttcattcataaatgaGAACAGTGACTTCTAATATTTACTGGATCTGAACAAGTTGGACCTGGACTGAAAAACAACAGGATAGGTTGAAATGTCAGTCGCCCAAAAACAACCTTTAGTTATGTTaaagtgacagatgccatctagcagccgtagtaattatgaccctgagcagtggtgcagttcagatgacgtactgtatatatatgtggaaacatttcctcattcagaggaggagtaGGGGTTGACGGGGgcattaacccaacagtggaccaCAGGAGACCGCTGTCCGTTTCCTGTTTCCCACCGTGAGTCGGGACAGTATTTTAAAAAGCGTAACTacgatcgtcccctaaccttaaccccgtggttattattgtagccactGTGATGGAAATCTTTAGAGCCGGGTAATTCAGAAATACCAGGAGACCTCAGATGtcttgagcaaaaaaaaaaaggatttaatgAATGACACTTAAACAATTAAGTAGACATTTGGGATACAGCACGGAGTTGATACTGTGAAATGTTACCCAAAGTCTGAGGGCAAAGATGTGAGCAACGGCTAGTTAAAGTCCAGATAAGGATTTGTTTACCAGACAGATTTGGCTTGAGTCATAACATAATCAGAGACCTCGCTATAAGATTGTTTACTTCAGCGCCGGTTCTCATGAGAACGACCATGAGGAGAGCTCAGCCTGACCAAAGAGAGGCCagctggctctctctctctccgtctgctGGGTCTAACAAGTCCTATATGAAGAGAAGAATATGATATATGGAAACTCCTTCACAGTTATGACAGTGAAGGTGGCCTAACcgtaaggaagtagtaactttaacccacaacATGTGTTTCTCTAACCtgaacaaagtgatcatttaaaccatttaaaccatgatctttacctAAACCTGACCAGACCTTAaacacagcgttgtcacatcatgaaacatcattatttaacagtgatgtgtgacggTTTTGGAAAACTCAGACAGATGTgggcgccagattagaaaacacacatttggcCATTTAATTTGGAGAAGTTGTTGGTCTGAACACAACAATCGTACTCGCAGATTAATTCTAGAgcggtttgtttgtggtgggaacgtgaTCCGAACTCGATCTGACCAACTACAAGGCTGCgagtttgagctaaatggctTCCATAGCCAAGTGCGCTTTGCATGCCGGGATGTGAGAGAAATGAACTGGACAGTTGAAGCAGCCTCAGGATAGAAGCTTCTTCCTATGTTTACGTTCTCGTTCCCACCTCAGATACACAAAAACACGAAATCGTCTTTAGTTTAcaaaaaactccacaggatGCTTTTGCTCAAAAAGATACATCCTAAATTTTGAACCTTGAGTCCTTTCATCCTGTGTTTGGTTTTCTAGTATTACTGCTGTAAGAGGGAGGAGTCTGAGaagggggaagaggaggaaccAGAGCTCGCCACCATGTCGCCGTCCCGCCCCCTGGCTCTGTCAGCTCCTCCGACGCCCCCGACGCCGGAGCTCTACAGCGACGAGCCCGAGGCCTACCCGCCCACCTTCCTCACCGAGGCCAACGGGCCCGCCAGCTTCTCACCCGACCCCCCGCCTCGCAGGTGCCAGCGCTCTCACACCTTCTGCCCGACGTGCGCCCGCTGCTCGCTGCCCTTCTACCTGCAGCACCCGGAGAGGCTGTGCAACGGCGGCCGCAGGATCAGCTACAGGACTGTGCAGCAGCAGGACCTGGAACTGCCCATGGACCTGGCCAGCTTCTACCAGAAGCTCAACCTCATCCGCTCCGTCACCATGAGGGAGGTGGTCACCCACAGCGTCAGCACCGACGTGTAGGAGGCAGGCGGGGTGGAGGTGGCGCCGCCCTGCTGGCCTGGAGGAGAGATTGATTTATACGAACTGCTCTGACTCGTCTGCAAACACGCTAAATTAATCTGAGtattgtgctgtgtgtgcagcGTTAATATGCTGTAGAGATACACAATAACACTGAGGGCTTTTAATTAATGTAACACCGCCGGGCAGCCATGTTGGAGGTCTGCAGTCCAGGAGCGACTGCAAACACCTGAATGCATTTCTGAAGACTTGAACGGACTAAATTTTGTCGGATTTAAAACGGACTGAAAACTGATCATGTTGTCACATTACGTCCAACTGATTTTATGTATAGATAATTATCTTGTTAGCTAATAAGCTAATTAGGTAGCAATAGGGCTGTCCCTTTTTATTCAAAACAGTCCGTTAGTTTGCTAGTTTGACCCGAAACCATCTGAGAAGCAATCAGTGTAATCAATTTGGATTCAACAACCGTGCGGCTAAAGGTGATTTgcgtctttttaaaaatgtaactgcCTCACAGCTACAAATATGAAGTCAGCTGTTAGCTTGTCACGTAGTGAGGCAGCGCATGGAACAACTTGAAGGATTCATCTATGTGTGCGAATTACGTGTTAAAATATCTGTATGAAAAGTGTGAACAAGCCAAATTCAGGGTTTGTTTTTGGCAGTTGAATGCGCCACACAAGATGCAGATGTGGGGGTTAAAATCCTAAATCACCTGACGTTTAGGTGACTCCAGTCCAGTGCAAACAGGATGTTTGCCAAATGAGGCTCGTTAGTCTGctgatattctttatttttattgtcaacaaatcccctgaaaacaccaaaaccaacaaagaactgatctactaacaagtttAGTGCGTATTCAGAGTCTGATATATCTGATccctctgacctctgctgtcgtccaaaaactattaaaaacacatcagtaacatgttccttcgtcaccacgaacacacacacacacactgtagtttatctTGACTCAACgccacacacaccgtcctgctgccagaactactcactagagcactgaatgtggattcatccgctgctgaaaacagtccccaacaaacacaacacGTCTACAGTGACCGGCTGTTGAGCCTTTTTAAAGAGtagagaagtcagaaagtatcGAGAGACGGAttacacattgttggttttgatatTTTCTTGGATTTGACGgctttaagaaaaatatagagtaTCAGCAGCGTTATCCTTTAAGCTCCAAATCAATGGAATCAAACAGTAAATCAAAAGGGTTTGTTTATATCCCAATTTCAGAAATTCATTATTTGTGCACAACCGAATCTCCAACAGACTAATATTCTGTTGCAGtactgaatatacagtatatatatgtgtgtgtgtattcttaCACTAtgcttactttaaaaaaaaaccaaacatgtggacattcacacagacaaaatgtttttttatgtttgttaatGTAGCAGCAACTGTACAGAGTGTCCAACTCACAGTGTTATTCCTTCACTTAACACGAGAGCCAGATATGATCTTTAAATATCCcttttttatagtttatttagGTTGAAGTTCCTGTTGACTCCTGGTGAACCTGCACAGGTGTTTCCACTTGTTCTGTCTGATTATATAACTCTTCCTCAACCAGACTAACCGGAAGGCTTTTAGTGATAGAAATCAGTACAGATCCTTTtagcttttaatagtttttctttGATATCAATAATTCAGTTGTACGCAGGTGtcgtggttaaaaaaaaacaaactttgagAGCTAAAATTCGGACAAGCTGATtacatttaaaagaataaaattacCAAAACATTCACATAAATGTCAAGTGTATGAATTGATATTGTGTGCTTACATATTAGTTTGTTTTCCCTCAAACACATATCAAGacttttaattattaaattgtTGAAATTGAGTTGAAAATTGAATATTTGGTGATAATTTATGGTATTGAAACtgcttcaaaaatgaaaatttgttGACACCAAAATTACTCAATAAATCACATCCAATCACCTGATAATGATTCTTCATATGATTAATGAAATATCATTCAGAAATTCAGTTCTTCAGCTCAAGAATCCAACTTTAATTAATGACCAGTAAACTATAAAAGTATCTTATACAGATGATTGATATCAAGAATTAAACTAATTTTGTTCCttgacattaaaaatgcataaaagcTCAAATCGAGGTAATAATGGGGCTTCTTTCTGACCCGTGTTTGTGTTCACTGGTGAAGGTTTGTCAGCACTGGTTCGTTTGTGTATTTAATGATGATTCAGACAGTGGAGTCGGTATGTGAGCGTTTCAGTGTGTGaattcatgtttgtttatgGAGTGACGCAGTGCAGGAAACATTTTATAGCAAACTCTTTCACATCGAGGACCCTTAAACTGACACCGaccccccatctgataagatttagTCCCAGTGTCACCAtctgatttttgcttttagatgttttattacagaaagtgaaacccatgaccaaaatagtcacatattctgtcattgtgttacttacaGATGGagttatagtgaaaataaatgattctaCTTTTTGCTGGGGGCCCCTGGAGCCCCGGCAAGGACCCCTGAgggtccccggaccccactttgagaaccactgaagCATTCAACGATCCAATGACTGTGACATTTAAAGAGAGTTTGGCTccaacatgagaaaaaaaaactgacatgcACATTTTGTTAATCTTAATGATAGTTCAGTAGATGAgtgtttgatatattttactTCACATCTGAAAAACTGCTCAACTTCAGGAGTTGCAGCACGTCCGCCCTGTTTTTCCTTCGTCCTGAGATGAACataaactgttaaataaaaCTCTGCTCCTCTACTCGATGATAATATGTATGATAAAATAGTTCTGCGCTAAGCAAAAAGGACATAAGCTCTGTTAATTGTCgtaagtgtttgttttctcgtctctgtgtgtttttcatgaaaGTGTGTTAAACCTCAGGCAGCAACACATTGTGATGATCTAACACTGATCACGAGTGGATCAGACGGATGAAACAGTGCAGAACCTGCAAAGCTCTAAAACACCTTTTTATAAGGATGAATGCATGTTTGTTAGTTTTGGGTtcaataaagaaacattttcaaattgacAATCATGCAAATGACTGAAAATGCAGATGTACAACATTACTGTGCTCAACAGTATGTGGTGCAGGTTAATCCGTTTCTCCAGATGAGGATGGTAAATActtaatatttcagtttttagctgcttt
Protein-coding regions in this window:
- the LOC137169675 gene encoding protein FAM163B, with product MSAGTVVIAGGILATVILLTIVAVLCLCRLQYYCCKREESEKGEEEEPELATMSPSRPLALSAPPTPPTPELYSDEPEAYPPTFLTEANGPASFSPDPPPRRCQRSHTFCPTCARCSLPFYLQHPERLCNGGRRISYRTVQQQDLELPMDLASFYQKLNLIRSVTMREVVTHSVSTDV